Part of the Variovorax sp. PAMC 28711 genome is shown below.
GCCGCACTGCACCTCGTCGATCATCATGAGCCAGTCCTTCTGGTCGCAGAGCGTACGCACCTGCTTCAGGTAATCCCAGCGCATCGGATGGATGCCGCCTTCGCCCTGGATGGTCTCGAAGAAGACGGCGACCACGTTCGGGTTGCCTTCGGTGGCCTTCTTGAGCGCCTCGATGTCGTTGAGCGGCACGCGGATGAAGCCTTCGACCAGCGGACCGAAACCGGCCTGGATCTTCGGATTGCCGGTGGCCGACAAGGTGGCGATCGAGCGGCCATGGAAGGCATGCTCGTAGACCACGATCTCGGGCCGTTCGATGCCCTTGTCGTGGCCGAACTTGCGCGCCAGCTTGAGTGCGGCTTCGTTGGCTTCCAGGCCGGTGCTGCAGAAGAACACGTTGGTCAGCCCCGACAGTTCCACCAGCTTGGCGGCCAGCTGTTCCTGGCCCGGCACGTGGTAGTAGTTGGAGCTGTGAATGAGCTTGGTGAGCTGGTCCTGCAGCGCGGGCACCAGCTCCGGGTGGTTGTGGCCCAGGGTGTTGACGGCGATGCCACCGAGCCCGTCGATATAGGCCTTGCCGTGGGTGTCCCAGACGCGGCAACCTTGCCCGTGCGACAACGCGATCGGCAGGCGACCGTAGGTGTTCATGACGTGGGGCGAGGTCGGCTGGTCGGGGGTGCTCATGCGGTTCTCCAGAAAGGGAACGTTGGATTCTAGGGGCGTGCTTCGACGGTTTCGTTGAGGAATGCGCATCACAGCAATGCCCGCTGGCACGCCTCGTGCGCGGCTTGATGGGTAAAATCCTTGTGCACTGCAGCACCAGGCCGCAGGCGCTACTCCGCTCAATGGATACCCCCACCGCCAAACACATTTTCGTCATGGGCGTCACCGCCGACGGTCGCGCCTTCCGGCCCAGCGACTGGGCCGAGCGGCTGGCAGGCGTCATGAGTTCGTTCCGCCCCGGTGGCCCGATTCCCGGCGATCACCTGAGCTATTCCCCGTGGTGCGTGCCGAACACGATCAACGGCATCAAGTGCGTGGTGGTCGACCGCGAACTGCGCGAGCACGAAGTCATGGCGTGGGACTTCGTCATGAATTTCGCCCGCGACAACGGGCTGCAGGTCGGCGAGGCCTGCGTCCTTCCCGACCGCCCATGAAAAAACCGCCCGAAGGCGGTTTTTTCATCTTTGCTGCAGCGCACCCCGATCAAACGGCGGACAGAAGGTTTTCTGTCCGGGCTGTTTGCCTGACTGGGGTCAGGCGGCGGCCTTTTCGGGCGCCAGAGCCAAGGCCTTGACCTTGGTCGACAGGCGGCTCTTGTCGCGAGCGGCCTTGTTCTTGTGGAAGATGCCCTTGTCGGCAACCATGTCCACGATGCTTTGTGCCTTGGCGAACATTTCGGTTGCCTTGGTCTTGTCGCCAGCGAGAACAGCCTTTTCGACGTTCTTGACAGCGGTGCGGTACTTGGAGCGCAGCGAGGTGTTCGCAGCGTTCAGCTTGACGTCCTGGCGGACGCGTTTGCGGCCGGAGGCGAGACGGGGGTTTTTCTTTTTGGGCTTGGCGGATGCCATAGTTGTGTTCCTTAGGTGTCTGAGGATGATGCAGCAAAGCCTTCCATTATAGGCCGTGCCGCGATTGGGGCCAGATACACTGCCCGCGTGTCCCTTTTTCGCTCCGCCTCCACCGTTTCCCTGCTCACGCTCGCTTCGCGCATCACAGGACTGATCCGCGACGTGTTGATGAGCTCGGTGTTCGGCGTCAGCGCGCTGACCGACGCCTACTACGTCGCCTTCCGCATTCCCAACCTGTTCCGCCGCGTGCTCGGCGAGGGCGCCTTCAGCCAGGCGTTCGTGCCCGTGCTGGCCGCCTGCAAGACGGAAAAAGGCGACGAGGGGGCCAAGCAGCTGATCGACCATGTCGGCACGCTGCTGACC
Proteins encoded:
- a CDS encoding aspartate aminotransferase family protein, which gives rise to MSTPDQPTSPHVMNTYGRLPIALSHGQGCRVWDTHGKAYIDGLGGIAVNTLGHNHPELVPALQDQLTKLIHSSNYYHVPGQEQLAAKLVELSGLTNVFFCSTGLEANEAALKLARKFGHDKGIERPEIVVYEHAFHGRSIATLSATGNPKIQAGFGPLVEGFIRVPLNDIEALKKATEGNPNVVAVFFETIQGEGGIHPMRWDYLKQVRTLCDQKDWLMMIDEVQCGMGRTGKWFAHQWAGIQPDVMPLAKGLGSGVPIGAVVAGPKAANIFGPGNHGTTFGGNPLAMRAGVETIRIVEEHKLLENAANVGAHLKAALEREFEGLAGVKEVRGAGLMLGIELDRPCGVILNRACDAGLLLSVTADSVIRLVPPLILSTAEADEIVAILAPLVKAFLLEPVK
- a CDS encoding DUF3579 domain-containing protein; translated protein: MDTPTAKHIFVMGVTADGRAFRPSDWAERLAGVMSSFRPGGPIPGDHLSYSPWCVPNTINGIKCVVVDRELREHEVMAWDFVMNFARDNGLQVGEACVLPDRP
- the rpsT gene encoding 30S ribosomal protein S20, coding for MASAKPKKKNPRLASGRKRVRQDVKLNAANTSLRSKYRTAVKNVEKAVLAGDKTKATEMFAKAQSIVDMVADKGIFHKNKAARDKSRLSTKVKALALAPEKAAA